From Streptomyces sp. TLI_053, a single genomic window includes:
- a CDS encoding helix-turn-helix domain-containing protein — protein sequence MRQEADEAPQAPPGFGAELRRLRHERGLSLTALSRLVHYSKGYLSKIENGGKPATLDLAQRCDDVLRADGALVRLLEPVRDRAAVGRDAETPAEAAADSEREVASASPVADDGPCPYPGLAAFGPDQARWFAGRTDTIAALLRRLAERAGQGPLAVVGPSGAGKSSLLMAGLVPALRTGALRGEDGTERRVVTCTPTAHPMTALGTALRHADQEPPIGAGSGLALVVDQFEETFTLCTDEQERRTFVRSLCALATARPATLVVLGVRADFCGRCLEHPELVPVIDQGLFALGPMTTAELRESITFPAAEAGLRLEPGLVEVLLRDLGTHATGSPDLGSPVVSGPIVSSPDVSSPDVDSHNTGGHGAGSTDTGPRGVGAQHSGGPDGASGPRPGSAVAPAVAPTPTVAPGVLPLLSHALLATWQQRTADTLTVDGYLRTGGIHGAVAESAERVFTRFGPADRELARQLLLRLVQVGPEGEEFRRPVPKAELLAPLPGPPGGPDRPVPPGSGRNEAAPVLDAFVRARLLTVDRDTVAITHEALLRAWPRLRHWVHTDRAGLLVRRQLAEAAADWERERRDPAALYRGTRLAAARQWARDPVHRAGMTGSQGAFLRASDEQEEQRRDSARRQARRERQLLVTLAGLLVVALAAGVFAQQQRTAALDRGRTATSLALAAESARLAAGRPEASMLLAERAFRVAPTPEARGALLSTQAQPFAGRLLGHTGPVNSCSISPDGRLLATASSDETVRLWSLPDRRPAATLTGHNSAVRAVTFSPDGRLLASAGSDGTVRLWDVEQRRPPVVLRGHVGPVRSVAFAPDGRTVVSGGADRTVRVWSTVGWDTPAPDRPATPGPTITAPATTSGPTITAPATTGPATAAPATTATPTATPTAAPTAAWEEPPPDARLLLTMTGHDGEVLTVVTGPDGRTVASAGADQSVRLWDTATGTTTAVLGGHRGQVLGLALTPDGRTLASASADRTVRLWDTATGTTTATLTGHNDDVNAVTFADNGATLVSASGDGAVRLWDVAGRRVTATLGGHTDYVQGVAASPDSSLLVTAGFDQSAVLWDLGAAALAPHPFAEISRAVFSPDGRTVATAGADRSVRLWEVATRRERAVLAGHESQVLGVAFSPDGRLLASAGSDGTVRLWDLATLRERARFTGHQGSVFAVAFSPDGRLLASAGEDRTARLWSVEGNAEWVLLGHEDFVNTVAFAPDGRTLATGSDDLTVRLWDIAERRPTATLTGHTGAVRTVAFSPDGRTLASGGNDSAVRTWDPAAHGPRITFTGHTGAVRAVAFSPDGRTLASGGNDGTVRTWEAPTGAPRATLTGLGSAVWSVDFSPDGRSVASGGSDGTVRLWRQDTGERAAAICGLLGPVDPERWSRLLPGQPYRRGCDGGTG from the coding sequence ATGAGGCAGGAGGCCGACGAAGCGCCGCAGGCTCCACCCGGTTTCGGGGCGGAGTTGCGACGACTGCGACACGAAAGGGGGCTGTCGCTCACGGCGTTGTCCCGGCTGGTCCACTACAGCAAGGGGTATCTGAGCAAGATAGAGAACGGCGGCAAGCCCGCCACCCTGGACCTCGCCCAACGGTGCGACGACGTACTCAGGGCCGATGGCGCACTGGTGCGGCTGCTCGAACCGGTCCGCGACCGCGCTGCGGTGGGGCGGGACGCGGAGACACCGGCGGAGGCAGCGGCAGACTCCGAGAGGGAGGTCGCGTCGGCGTCGCCTGTCGCGGACGACGGTCCGTGTCCCTACCCCGGGCTGGCGGCGTTCGGCCCGGACCAGGCCCGCTGGTTCGCCGGGCGTACCGACACCATCGCCGCCCTGCTCCGTCGACTCGCCGAGCGGGCCGGGCAGGGACCGTTGGCGGTCGTCGGGCCCTCGGGGGCGGGAAAGTCCTCGCTGCTGATGGCCGGCCTCGTGCCCGCGTTGCGCACGGGTGCACTGCGCGGCGAGGACGGGACAGAGCGGCGGGTGGTGACCTGCACGCCGACCGCGCACCCGATGACGGCCCTGGGCACCGCGCTGCGCCACGCCGACCAGGAACCCCCGATCGGGGCGGGCAGCGGACTGGCCCTGGTCGTGGACCAGTTCGAGGAGACCTTCACCCTCTGCACCGACGAGCAGGAGCGCCGGACCTTCGTCCGCTCGCTCTGCGCACTCGCCACGGCGCGGCCGGCCACGCTCGTGGTGCTCGGGGTGCGGGCGGACTTCTGCGGACGTTGCCTCGAGCACCCGGAACTCGTCCCGGTGATCGACCAGGGGCTGTTCGCGCTCGGCCCGATGACCACCGCCGAGCTGCGCGAGTCGATCACCTTCCCGGCGGCCGAGGCCGGGCTGCGGCTGGAGCCGGGACTGGTCGAGGTACTGCTGCGCGACCTCGGCACGCACGCCACCGGCAGCCCCGACCTCGGCAGCCCCGTTGTCAGCGGTCCCATTGTCAGCAGTCCCGATGTCAGCAGTCCCGATGTCGACAGCCACAACACCGGCGGCCACGGCGCCGGCAGTACCGACACCGGACCGCGCGGCGTCGGCGCGCAGCACAGCGGCGGTCCGGACGGTGCGTCGGGCCCCCGGCCGGGCTCCGCCGTCGCCCCCGCCGTCGCCCCCACTCCCACCGTGGCCCCCGGCGTTCTCCCGCTGCTCTCGCACGCGCTCCTGGCCACCTGGCAGCAGCGGACGGCCGACACCCTCACCGTGGACGGCTACCTGCGCACCGGCGGCATCCACGGCGCGGTGGCGGAGAGCGCCGAGCGGGTCTTCACCCGGTTCGGCCCGGCGGACCGGGAGCTCGCCCGCCAACTGCTGCTCCGACTGGTGCAGGTCGGACCGGAGGGCGAGGAATTCAGGCGCCCCGTGCCCAAGGCGGAGCTGCTGGCGCCGCTGCCGGGTCCGCCCGGGGGCCCCGACCGCCCCGTCCCACCCGGGAGCGGCCGGAACGAGGCCGCCCCGGTGCTGGACGCCTTCGTCCGGGCCCGCCTGCTGACCGTGGACCGCGACACCGTCGCCATCACCCATGAGGCACTGCTGCGCGCGTGGCCGAGGCTGCGCCACTGGGTGCACACCGACCGGGCCGGACTGCTGGTCCGCCGCCAGCTCGCCGAGGCCGCCGCCGACTGGGAGCGCGAACGGCGGGACCCGGCCGCCCTCTACCGGGGCACCAGGCTCGCCGCCGCCCGCCAGTGGGCCCGGGACCCGGTCCACCGGGCCGGGATGACCGGTTCGCAGGGCGCCTTTCTGCGGGCGAGCGACGAGCAGGAGGAGCAGCGCCGTGACAGCGCCCGGCGGCAGGCCCGTCGGGAGCGCCAACTCCTGGTCACCCTGGCCGGACTGCTCGTCGTGGCGCTCGCCGCCGGGGTGTTCGCCCAGCAGCAGCGCACCGCCGCGCTCGACCGGGGCCGGACCGCGACCTCGCTGGCGCTGGCCGCCGAGTCCGCCCGGCTCGCCGCCGGCCGCCCGGAGGCCTCGATGCTCCTCGCCGAGCGGGCGTTCCGCGTCGCACCGACGCCCGAGGCCCGGGGCGCCCTGCTCAGCACCCAGGCCCAGCCGTTCGCGGGTCGGCTCCTGGGGCACACGGGGCCGGTGAACAGTTGCTCGATCAGTCCCGACGGCCGGCTGCTGGCCACCGCCAGCAGCGACGAGACAGTACGGCTGTGGAGCCTGCCGGACCGTCGGCCGGCCGCGACCCTGACCGGGCACAACAGCGCCGTCCGGGCAGTCACCTTCAGTCCGGACGGGCGTCTGCTGGCTTCGGCCGGGTCCGACGGCACCGTCCGGCTCTGGGACGTCGAGCAGCGCCGGCCGCCGGTCGTCCTGCGCGGTCACGTCGGGCCGGTCCGCTCGGTCGCCTTCGCCCCGGACGGCCGGACGGTCGTCTCCGGCGGGGCCGACCGGACCGTCCGGGTCTGGTCCACCGTCGGCTGGGACACGCCCGCCCCCGACCGCCCCGCCACCCCCGGACCCACGATCACCGCACCGGCCACGACCTCCGGACCCACGATCACGGCACCGGCCACCACCGGACCGGCCACCGCCGCGCCCGCCACGACCGCCACACCCACCGCCACGCCCACCGCCGCACCCACCGCCGCCTGGGAGGAGCCGCCGCCCGACGCCCGTCTCCTCCTGACCATGACCGGCCACGACGGTGAGGTCCTGACCGTGGTCACCGGACCGGACGGCCGCACCGTCGCCTCGGCCGGCGCGGACCAGTCGGTGCGGCTGTGGGACACCGCCACCGGCACCACCACCGCGGTCCTGGGCGGCCACCGCGGCCAGGTCCTCGGCCTCGCTCTCACCCCGGACGGCCGCACCCTCGCCTCGGCGAGCGCCGACCGCACGGTGCGACTGTGGGACACCGCCACCGGCACCACCACCGCGACCCTCACCGGCCACAACGACGACGTCAACGCGGTGACCTTCGCGGACAACGGCGCCACCCTGGTGAGTGCCAGCGGCGACGGCGCGGTCCGGCTCTGGGACGTCGCCGGGCGCCGGGTCACGGCCACGCTCGGCGGGCACACCGACTACGTCCAGGGTGTCGCCGCCAGCCCGGACAGCAGCCTGCTGGTGACCGCCGGCTTCGACCAGTCAGCGGTGCTGTGGGACCTGGGAGCGGCGGCGCTCGCCCCGCACCCCTTCGCGGAGATCTCGCGCGCGGTGTTCAGCCCCGACGGGCGCACCGTCGCCACCGCCGGGGCCGACCGCTCGGTCCGACTCTGGGAGGTCGCGACCCGACGCGAACGGGCCGTGCTGGCCGGGCACGAGAGCCAGGTCCTCGGGGTCGCCTTCAGCCCGGACGGCCGACTGCTCGCCTCGGCGGGGTCGGACGGCACCGTCCGGCTCTGGGACCTCGCCACGCTGCGCGAACGGGCGCGGTTCACCGGCCACCAGGGCTCGGTGTTCGCGGTGGCGTTCAGCCCCGACGGCCGGCTGCTCGCCTCGGCCGGCGAGGACCGCACCGCCAGACTGTGGAGCGTCGAGGGGAACGCCGAGTGGGTGCTGCTCGGGCACGAGGACTTCGTCAACACCGTGGCCTTCGCCCCGGACGGCCGCACCCTCGCCACCGGCAGCGACGATCTGACGGTGCGCCTGTGGGACATCGCCGAGCGGCGGCCGACCGCCACCCTGACCGGTCACACGGGCGCGGTGCGGACGGTGGCCTTCTCCCCCGACGGCCGCACCCTCGCCAGCGGCGGCAACGACAGCGCCGTCCGCACCTGGGACCCGGCCGCCCACGGCCCGCGCATCACCTTCACAGGTCACACGGGCGCGGTGCGGGCGGTCGCCTTCTCCCCCGACGGCCGCACCCTCGCCAGCGGCGGCAACGACGGCACCGTCCGCACCTGGGAGGCTCCGACCGGCGCGCCCAGGGCGACGCTGACCGGTCTCGGCAGCGCCGTCTGGTCGGTCGACTTCAGCCCGGACGGGCGGTCGGTGGCGAGTGGCGGCAGTGACGGCACGGTCCGGCTGTGGCGACAGGACACCGGGGAGCGGGCGGCAGCCATCTGCGGGCTGCTCGGCCCGGTCGACCCGGAGCGCTGGTCGCGGCTGCTCCCGGGGCAGCCCTACCGCAGGGGATGCGACGGCGGGACGGGCTGA
- a CDS encoding isocitrate lyase/PEP mutase family protein → MALRHENLHGSYGQRLREQIAAPGTTPLIGVYDMYSASIAAEHYDGMFVSGFGFAASYYGLPDIGFIAWPDMVAFVERLRGAFPRHHLLVDIDDGYVDPEVACHVVRRLERIGASGVILEDQKRPRRCGHADGKQVLPLEEYLEKLDQVLAARTDLLVVARTDATEETDILRRAEALAATGADVVLVDGVRSEEWIRRIRRVVGDKPLLFNQIAGGKSPRLSLSELGALGVDVAIYSTPCLFAAHRAMDEALAGLKVADGRLPAEAGGREPIGVRESTELLERNIARVPTREEVGV, encoded by the coding sequence ATGGCGTTGCGTCACGAGAACCTTCACGGCAGCTACGGGCAGCGGCTGCGCGAGCAGATCGCCGCCCCGGGGACGACCCCGCTCATCGGGGTGTACGACATGTACTCCGCCTCCATCGCGGCCGAGCACTACGACGGCATGTTCGTCTCCGGCTTCGGCTTCGCGGCCTCCTACTACGGACTGCCCGACATCGGCTTCATCGCCTGGCCGGACATGGTCGCCTTCGTCGAGCGGCTGCGCGGCGCCTTCCCCCGGCACCACCTGCTGGTCGACATCGACGACGGCTACGTCGACCCGGAGGTGGCTTGCCACGTGGTACGGCGGCTGGAGCGGATCGGCGCCTCGGGCGTCATCCTGGAGGACCAGAAGCGGCCGCGCCGCTGCGGCCACGCCGACGGCAAGCAGGTCCTCCCCCTCGAGGAGTACCTGGAGAAGCTCGACCAGGTGCTCGCGGCCCGCACCGATCTCCTCGTGGTCGCCCGCACGGACGCCACCGAGGAGACCGACATCCTGCGCCGGGCCGAGGCCCTCGCCGCCACCGGTGCGGACGTGGTGCTGGTCGACGGCGTGCGCAGCGAGGAGTGGATCCGGAGGATCCGCCGGGTGGTGGGTGACAAGCCGCTGCTGTTCAACCAGATCGCCGGCGGCAAGTCGCCCCGGCTGTCGCTCTCCGAGCTGGGCGCGCTCGGGGTGGACGTGGCCATCTACAGCACGCCGTGCCTGTTCGCCGCCCACCGCGCGATGGACGAGGCACTCGCCGGCCTCAAGGTCGCGGACGGCCGACTGCCGGCCGAGGCCGGGGGGCGGGAGCCGATCGGCGTCCGCGAATCCACCGAGCTGCTGGAGCGGAACATCGCCCGTGTCCCGACGCGCGAGGAGGTGGGCGTGTGA
- a CDS encoding acyltransferase domain-containing protein: protein MPSRTPDLPHPPHVPESAGPARPARPPQLPQLPHLPRLPSDEDLVDALLALAVPFEEVNGLLAARTRLHRDRGLRTFFEEMLRTQAAAVGTLGQPAGLERDWAAGTAGGEGLAALLFVALAPLARAHHRALGIPAEVTASTLADLGRQLAVSRWRGRAGLGNARWLTLHFRGELFQLGRLQFQRTRLRGGDSPAARTPDASAVLAADAEAARAAGVEGWSLQLHIPDHCGPLSPAACDRALERARAFFPRHFPGEPYRGCHIFSWLLDPQLADHLPAESNIIRFQRRFSPLERPDRPPVPEDTNPLKFVFGDIDRPLDSLPRDTVVQRVLVDHLRAGGHWYVRGGRLPLGTAAPGVPLAAPSAAPPAVPPAVEPAADR from the coding sequence GTGCCGTCGAGAACGCCCGATCTGCCGCACCCGCCGCACGTCCCCGAGTCCGCCGGGCCCGCTCGGCCCGCCCGACCTCCGCAGCTCCCGCAGCTCCCGCACCTCCCCCGGCTCCCGTCGGACGAGGACCTGGTCGACGCACTGCTGGCGCTCGCGGTGCCGTTCGAGGAGGTGAACGGCCTGCTGGCGGCCCGCACCCGGCTGCACCGCGACCGGGGACTGCGGACGTTCTTCGAGGAGATGCTGCGCACGCAGGCCGCAGCTGTGGGAACGCTCGGGCAACCGGCCGGGCTGGAGCGCGACTGGGCCGCCGGAACGGCCGGCGGCGAGGGTCTCGCCGCGCTGCTGTTCGTGGCACTGGCCCCGCTCGCCCGCGCGCACCACCGGGCGCTCGGCATCCCGGCGGAGGTGACCGCGTCGACGCTGGCCGACCTCGGCCGGCAGCTCGCGGTCAGCCGGTGGCGCGGCCGTGCCGGACTGGGCAACGCGCGCTGGCTGACGCTGCACTTCCGGGGCGAGCTGTTCCAACTCGGCCGCCTCCAGTTCCAGCGCACCCGCCTCAGGGGCGGGGACTCCCCGGCGGCCCGGACCCCGGACGCCTCGGCGGTGCTGGCAGCGGACGCCGAGGCCGCCCGGGCCGCGGGCGTCGAGGGGTGGAGCCTGCAGCTGCACATCCCCGACCACTGCGGGCCGCTCTCCCCCGCGGCCTGCGACCGCGCACTGGAGCGGGCGCGGGCGTTCTTCCCCCGGCACTTCCCCGGGGAGCCGTACCGAGGTTGCCACATCTTCTCCTGGCTGCTCGATCCACAGCTCGCGGACCATCTGCCGGCCGAATCGAACATCATCCGGTTCCAGCGGCGGTTCTCCCCGCTGGAACGGCCGGACCGGCCGCCGGTGCCCGAGGACACCAATCCGCTGAAGTTCGTCTTCGGCGACATCGACCGGCCGCTGGACTCCCTCCCCCGCGACACCGTCGTCCAGCGCGTCCTGGTCGACCATCTGCGGGCGGGCGGCCACTGGTACGTGCGGGGCGGCCGGCTGCCGCTCGGGACCGCCGCCCCTGGTGTGCCTCTGGCCGCGCCCTCAGCCGCACCCCCGGCCGTGCCCCCGGCGGTCGAGCCGGCAGCGGATCGCTGA
- a CDS encoding class I SAM-dependent methyltransferase, whose amino-acid sequence MDQEAFGHLLTAQSTAGTTGDILELGSYLGRSAVLLGDHLRPGERLTVCDLFDSDAGDADNAAEMTMSYRTTLTRSGFEANYLAFHPELPTIVQAPTSVLADGRVPEGSCRFVHIDASHLYEHVAGDIAVARRALSGTGLVVLDDYRSEHTPGVSAAVWQAVFTGGLRPVLLTPMKFYGTWGDPEPVRRALLARDWRAEGFTVDEDTIAGASVLRLNNAVRPAVRRSGARRLLLDLLPPVATRSVRRVLGTLRGRRGPGA is encoded by the coding sequence CTGGACCAGGAGGCCTTCGGGCACCTCCTCACTGCCCAGAGCACGGCCGGCACCACCGGCGACATCCTCGAACTCGGCAGCTATCTGGGGCGCAGCGCCGTCCTGCTCGGCGACCACCTGCGGCCGGGCGAGCGCCTGACGGTCTGCGACCTGTTCGACTCGGACGCGGGCGACGCCGACAACGCCGCCGAGATGACGATGTCCTACCGGACCACGCTGACCAGGAGCGGCTTCGAGGCGAACTACCTCGCGTTCCATCCGGAGCTGCCGACCATCGTGCAGGCGCCGACCTCGGTACTGGCCGACGGCCGGGTCCCGGAGGGCAGCTGCCGTTTCGTCCACATCGACGCCTCCCACCTCTACGAACACGTGGCGGGGGACATCGCGGTGGCGCGGCGGGCACTGTCCGGGACCGGCCTGGTGGTGCTGGACGACTACCGCTCGGAGCACACGCCCGGCGTGTCGGCGGCGGTCTGGCAGGCGGTGTTCACCGGCGGGCTGCGGCCCGTGCTGCTGACGCCGATGAAGTTCTACGGGACCTGGGGCGACCCGGAGCCGGTCCGGCGGGCGCTGCTCGCGCGCGACTGGCGGGCGGAGGGGTTCACGGTGGACGAGGACACCATCGCCGGCGCGTCGGTGCTGCGCCTCAACAACGCGGTCCGTCCGGCGGTGCGGCGCTCGGGTGCGCGCCGGCTGCTGCTCGACCTGCTGCCGCCGGTCGCCACCCGGTCGGTCCGGCGGGTACTGGGCACGTTGCGCGGGCGGCGGGGGCCAGGAGCGTAG
- a CDS encoding PadR family transcriptional regulator produces MLTLAILGFLHDEPLHGYQLKALITGLTGHVRPVSDGALYPAITRLEKAGLLLRRTEPGTGAAPRQVLELTAEGRAELQRRLAEPTEVEISDQIRFFTVATFLDRLADPARQAAVLGRRLAFLEAPSSFFYDADGLPVTAEREPNPFRRGILLVARASGAAERAWLTETIAELEHSLPNT; encoded by the coding sequence GTGCTGACGCTCGCGATCCTCGGTTTCCTGCACGACGAGCCGCTGCACGGCTACCAGCTGAAAGCCCTGATCACCGGCCTGACCGGCCATGTCCGGCCGGTCAGCGACGGCGCGCTCTACCCCGCGATCACGCGACTGGAGAAGGCCGGACTGCTGCTGCGGCGCACCGAGCCGGGCACCGGAGCCGCCCCCCGGCAGGTCCTCGAGCTGACCGCCGAGGGGCGCGCCGAGCTGCAACGGCGACTCGCCGAGCCGACCGAGGTCGAGATCTCCGACCAGATCCGCTTCTTCACCGTCGCCACCTTCCTGGACCGGCTGGCCGACCCGGCCCGACAGGCCGCCGTCCTCGGGCGACGGCTCGCCTTCCTGGAGGCGCCGAGCAGTTTCTTCTACGACGCCGACGGACTCCCGGTCACCGCCGAACGGGAACCCAACCCGTTCCGGCGCGGCATCCTGCTGGTCGCCCGGGCCTCCGGGGCGGCGGAGCGGGCCTGGCTGACCGAGACGATCGCCGAACTGGAACACAGCCTTCCGAATACCTGA